From Oncorhynchus keta strain PuntledgeMale-10-30-2019 chromosome 25, Oket_V2, whole genome shotgun sequence, one genomic window encodes:
- the LOC127911866 gene encoding uncharacterized protein LOC127911866 isoform X2: MAGPPLRSRQVLLSDHGRSSSQIETGPPLRSWQVLLSDRDRYFSQIETGPPLRSWQVLLSDRGRSSSHIVTGISLRSRQVLLSDRGRYSSQIVTGPPLISRQVLLSDRGRSSSQIVAGPPLRSWQVLLSYRDRFSSQIETGPPLRSWQVLLSDRDRYFSQIETGPPLRSWQVLLSDRGRSSSHIETGSPLRSRQVLLSDRGRYSSQIVTGPPLRS; this comes from the exons ATGGCAGGTCCTCCTCTCAGATCGAGACAGGTTCTCCTCTCAGATCATGGCAGGTCCTCCTCTCAGATCGAGACAGGTCCTCCTCTCAGATCATGGCAGGTCCTCCTCTCAGATCGTGACAGGTATTTCTCTCAGATCGAGACAGGTCCTCCTCTCAGATCGTGGCAGGTCCTCCTCTCAGATCGTGGCAGGTCCTCCTCTCATATTGTGACAGGTATTTCTCTCAGATCGAGACAGGTCCTCCTCTCAGATCGTGGCAGGTACTCCTCTCAGATCGTGACAG GTCCTCCTCTCATATCGAGACAGGTCCTCCTCTCAGATCGTGGCAGGTCCTCCTCTCAGATCGTGGCAGGTCCTCCTCTCAGATCGTGGCAGGTCCTCCTCTCATATCGAGACAGGTTCTCCTCTCAGATCGAGACAGGTCCTCCTCTCAGATCATGGCAGGTCCTCCTCTCAGATCGTGACAGGTATTTCTCTCAGATCGAGACAGGTCCTCCTCTCAGATCGTGGCAGGTCCTCCTCTCAGATCGTGGCAGGTCCTCCTCTCATATCGAGACAGGTTCTCCTCTCAGATCGAGACAGGTCCTCCTCTCAGATCGTGGCAGGTACTCCTCTCAGATCGTGACAGGTCCTCCTCTCAGATCGTGA
- the LOC127911866 gene encoding uncharacterized protein LOC127911866 isoform X1: MAGPPLRSRQVLLSDHGRSSSQIETGPPLRSWQVLLSDRDRYFSQIETGPPLRSWQVLLSDRGRSSSHIVTGISLRSRQVLLSDRGRYSSQIVTGISLRSRQVLLSDRDRSSSQIVAGPPLRSWQVLLSYRDRSSSQIVAGPPLRSWQVLLSDRGRSSSHIETGSPLRSRQVLLSDHGRSSSQIVTGPPLISRQVLLSDRDRSSSQIVAGTPLRS; encoded by the exons ATGGCAGGTCCTCCTCTCAGATCGAGACAGGTTCTCCTCTCAGATCATGGCAGGTCCTCCTCTCAGATCGAGACAGGTCCTCCTCTCAGATCATGGCAGGTCCTCCTCTCAGATCGTGACAGGTATTTCTCTCAGATCGAGACAGGTCCTCCTCTCAGATCGTGGCAGGTCCTCCTCTCAGATCGTGGCAGGTCCTCCTCTCATATTGTGACAGGTATTTCTCTCAGATCGAGACAGGTCCTCCTCTCAGATCGTGGCAGGTACTCCTCTCAGATCGTGACAGGTATTTCTCTCAGATCGAGACAGGTCCTCCTCTCAGATCGAGACAGGTCCTCCTCTCAGATCGTGGCAGGTCCTCCTCTCAGATCGTGGCAGGTCCTCCTCTCATATCGAGACAGGTCCTCCTCTCAGATCGTGGCAGGTCCTCCTCTCAGATCGTGGCAGGTCCTCCTCTCAGATCGTGGCAGGTCCTCCTCTCATATCGAGACAGGTTCTCCTCTCAGATCGAGACAGGTCCTCCTCTCAGATCATGGCAGGTCCTCCTCTCAGATCGTGACAG GTCCTCCTCTCATATCGAGACAGGTTCTCCTCTCAGATCGAGACAGGTCCTCCTCTCAGATCGTGGCAGGTACTCCTCTCAGATCGTGA
- the LOC118378172 gene encoding bone morphogenetic protein 3 isoform X5, with translation MAICPRLLLLLGWSYLFGGYCAMLNDHFTDLKIKGTSGHSGGAARGDKDRSEKDEHDLLLQDTMTEHMQILYEQYNRAGFPFRDGNTVRSFKARWGTINNKQFQIFNLTSLTKSEAVLSATLHYYIGDHQNSFQHPGCNSTTRPKPKSCGAPSPSLSRHGPSRHSNVQMGVWSFASVDNHIRTLGHFVINVSTLYRDFISWQWKDVTQVVNQAKHHDELLIGIDVASQPGPRPWKKLLSDRFPYILVYANDSTISEPESVVSTLQSHQRHQTTMTTEEGAFASGFHKLGLHAQNSTAAQQQAPPNRRRRSANVLLPLQNNELPGPEYPYETTGWDETSPYEPMENKQVRRPRKKTRGKSQRHGGKMPLLQFDEQTIKKARMKQWNEPRNCARRYLKVDFADIGWSEWIISPKSFDAYYCSGSCQFPMPKSLKPSNHATIQSIVRAVGVVSGIPEPCCVPDKMSSLSILFFDEDKNVVLKVYPNMTVDSCACR, from the exons ATGGCGATCTGTCCGCGGTTACTGCTGCTGCTCGGATGGAGCTATCTATTCGGTGGATATTGCGCGATGTTGAACGATCATTTCACAGATTTAAAAATTAAAGGTACATCTGGGCACTCCGGTGGTGCGGCCCGGGGGGACAAAGACCGCTCAGAGAAGGATGAGCACGACCTACTTTTACAGGATACTATGACGGAGCACATGCAGATTCTTTACGAACAATACAACCGTGCAGGATTTCCTTTCCGGGACGGGAATACGGTCCGGAGCTTTAAAGCGCGCTGGG GCACCATCAACAACAAGCAGTTCCAGATCTTCAACCTGACGTCTCTCACCAAGTCAGAGGCCGTCCTGTCGGCCACGCTCCACTACTACATAGGAGACCACCAGAACAGTTTCCAGCACCCGGGCTGCAACAGCACCACCAGGCCCAAGCCCAAGAGCTGTGGAGCTCCGTCCCCATCGCTGTCCCGCCACGGCCCCAGTAGACACAGCAACGTCCAGATGGGTGTGTGGAGCTTCGCCTCAGTGGATAACCATATCAGGACTTTGGGCCACTTTGTGATCAATGTGTCTACACTATACAGGGACTTCATCTCTTGGCAGTGGAAGGATGTCACTCAGGTGGTGAACCAGGCCAAGCATCATGATGAGCTGCTGATCGGGATAGACGTGGCATCCCAGCCTGGACCCAGGCCCTGGAAGAAGCTCCTCTCAGACCGCTTTCCTTACATCCTGGTCTACGCCAACGACTCAACCATCTCCGAACCAGAGAGCGTGGTGTCAACACTACAGAGTCATCAGAGGCATCAAACCACGATGACCACGGAAGAAGGAGCATTCGCCTCCGGCTTCCACAAACTGGGGCTGCACGCTCAGAATAGCACCGCCGCTCAACAACAGGCGCCTCCTAACAGACGCCGGCGCTCGGCTAACGTCCTCCTCCCGCTCCAGAACAACGAGTTACCGGGGCCGGAGTACCCGTATGAGACGACGGGCTGGGACGAGACCAGCCCCTACGAACCGATGGAGAACAAGCAGGTCCGTCGGCCGAGGAAAAAGACGCGTGGTAAGAGCCAGAGGCACGGCGGTAAGATGCCCCTGCTGCAGTTTGACGAGCAGACGATAAAGAAGGCTCGTATGAAGCAGTGGAACGAACCACGGAACTGTGCTCGTCGCTACCTGAAGGTGGACTTTGCAGACATTGGCTGGAGCGAGTGGATTATATCTCCCAAGTCTTTTGATGCCTACTACTGCTCAGGGTCATGCCAGTTCCCCATGCCTAAG TCTCTGAAGCCTAGCAACCACGCCACCATCCAGAGCATTGTGAGAGCGGTAGGGGTGGTGTCTGGTATCCCTGAGCCCTGCTGTGTCCCAGACAAGAtgtcttccctctccatcctcttcttCGACGAGGACAAGAACGTGGTGCTCAAAGTTTACCCAAACATGACTGTGGACTCCTGTGCCTGCAGATAG
- the LOC118378172 gene encoding bone morphogenetic protein 3 isoform X1 encodes MAICPRLLLLLGWSYLFGGYCAMLNDHFTDLKIKGTSGHSGGAARGDKDRSEKDEHDLLLQDTMTEHMQILYEQYNRAGFPFRDGNTVRSFKARWGTINNKQFQIFNLTSLTKSEAVLSATLHYYIGDHQNSFQHPGCNSTTRPKPKSCGAPSPSLSRHGPSRHSNVQMGVWSFASVDNHIRTLGHFVINVSTLYRDFISWQWKDVTQVVNQAKHHDELLIGIDVASQPGPRPWKKLLSDRFPYILVYANDSTISEPESVVSTLQSHQRHQTTMTTEEGAFASGFHKLGLHAQNSTAAQQQAPPNRRRRSANVLLPLQNNELPGPEYPYETTGWDETSPYEPMENKQVRRPRKKTRGKSQRHGGKMPLLQFDEQTIKKARMKQWNEPRNCARRYLKVDFADIGWSEWIISPKSFDAYYCSGSCQFPMPKTESPTLIPMPKSLKPSNHATIQSIVRAVGVVSGIPEPCCVPDKMSSLSILFFDEDKNVVLKVYPNMTVDSCACR; translated from the exons ATGGCGATCTGTCCGCGGTTACTGCTGCTGCTCGGATGGAGCTATCTATTCGGTGGATATTGCGCGATGTTGAACGATCATTTCACAGATTTAAAAATTAAAGGTACATCTGGGCACTCCGGTGGTGCGGCCCGGGGGGACAAAGACCGCTCAGAGAAGGATGAGCACGACCTACTTTTACAGGATACTATGACGGAGCACATGCAGATTCTTTACGAACAATACAACCGTGCAGGATTTCCTTTCCGGGACGGGAATACGGTCCGGAGCTTTAAAGCGCGCTGGG GCACCATCAACAACAAGCAGTTCCAGATCTTCAACCTGACGTCTCTCACCAAGTCAGAGGCCGTCCTGTCGGCCACGCTCCACTACTACATAGGAGACCACCAGAACAGTTTCCAGCACCCGGGCTGCAACAGCACCACCAGGCCCAAGCCCAAGAGCTGTGGAGCTCCGTCCCCATCGCTGTCCCGCCACGGCCCCAGTAGACACAGCAACGTCCAGATGGGTGTGTGGAGCTTCGCCTCAGTGGATAACCATATCAGGACTTTGGGCCACTTTGTGATCAATGTGTCTACACTATACAGGGACTTCATCTCTTGGCAGTGGAAGGATGTCACTCAGGTGGTGAACCAGGCCAAGCATCATGATGAGCTGCTGATCGGGATAGACGTGGCATCCCAGCCTGGACCCAGGCCCTGGAAGAAGCTCCTCTCAGACCGCTTTCCTTACATCCTGGTCTACGCCAACGACTCAACCATCTCCGAACCAGAGAGCGTGGTGTCAACACTACAGAGTCATCAGAGGCATCAAACCACGATGACCACGGAAGAAGGAGCATTCGCCTCCGGCTTCCACAAACTGGGGCTGCACGCTCAGAATAGCACCGCCGCTCAACAACAGGCGCCTCCTAACAGACGCCGGCGCTCGGCTAACGTCCTCCTCCCGCTCCAGAACAACGAGTTACCGGGGCCGGAGTACCCGTATGAGACGACGGGCTGGGACGAGACCAGCCCCTACGAACCGATGGAGAACAAGCAGGTCCGTCGGCCGAGGAAAAAGACGCGTGGTAAGAGCCAGAGGCACGGCGGTAAGATGCCCCTGCTGCAGTTTGACGAGCAGACGATAAAGAAGGCTCGTATGAAGCAGTGGAACGAACCACGGAACTGTGCTCGTCGCTACCTGAAGGTGGACTTTGCAGACATTGGCTGGAGCGAGTGGATTATATCTCCCAAGTCTTTTGATGCCTACTACTGCTCAGGGTCATGCCAGTTCCCCATGCCTAAG ACAGAGTCCCCAACCCTCATCCCCATGCCTAAG TCTCTGAAGCCTAGCAACCACGCCACCATCCAGAGCATTGTGAGAGCGGTAGGGGTGGTGTCTGGTATCCCTGAGCCCTGCTGTGTCCCAGACAAGAtgtcttccctctccatcctcttcttCGACGAGGACAAGAACGTGGTGCTCAAAGTTTACCCAAACATGACTGTGGACTCCTGTGCCTGCAGATAG
- the LOC127911866 gene encoding uncharacterized protein LOC127911866 isoform X3 gives MAGPPLRSRQVLLSDHGRSSSQIETGPPLRSWQVLLSDRDRYFSQIETGPPLRSWQVLLSDRGRSSSHIVTGISLRSRQVLLSDRGRYSSQIVTGPPLISRQVLLSDRGRSSSQIVAGPPLRSWQVLLSYRDRFSSQIETGPPLRSWQVLLSDRDRSSSHIETGSPLRSRQVLLSDRGRYSSQIVTGPPLRS, from the exons ATGGCAGGTCCTCCTCTCAGATCGAGACAGGTTCTCCTCTCAGATCATGGCAGGTCCTCCTCTCAGATCGAGACAGGTCCTCCTCTCAGATCATGGCAGGTCCTCCTCTCAGATCGTGACAGGTATTTCTCTCAGATCGAGACAGGTCCTCCTCTCAGATCGTGGCAGGTCCTCCTCTCAGATCGTGGCAGGTCCTCCTCTCATATTGTGACAGGTATTTCTCTCAGATCGAGACAGGTCCTCCTCTCAGATCGTGGCAGGTACTCCTCTCAGATCGTGACAG GTCCTCCTCTCATATCGAGACAGGTCCTCCTCTCAGATCGTGGCAGGTCCTCCTCTCAGATCGTGGCAGGTCCTCCTCTCAGATCGTGGCAGGTCCTCCTCTCATATCGAGACAGGTTCTCCTCTCAGATCGAGACAGGTCCTCCTCTCAGATCATGGCAGGTCCTCCTCTCAGATCGTGACAG GTCCTCCTCTCATATCGAGACAGGTTCTCCTCTCAGATCGAGACAGGTCCTCCTCTCAGATCGTGGCAGGTACTCCTCTCAGATCGTGACAGGTCCTCCTCTCAGATCGTGA